GGCGCGCAGCGAGGCCAGGATGGAAACGGGAACCCCGGCCGTGGAGCCGGGGGTGTAGACCGCGTAGCGGACGCGGTCCAGTTCGCGGATCTGCTCGGGGCCCAGCCCCCACCCGGCCAGCCCCTTCTGCCACAGCGCCGCCTTCTCGGCGGCGAGCTCGCCCGTCGTCTTGCCCGCGCGCCGGGCCTCGTCGGGGTTGACCCAGGGTTCGAAGTCTTCCGGGGCCAGGCGGGGGAAATGCAAGAGCTCGTTGGTCAGGTCGCCCTTGGGGTCGAGGATCAGCGCGGGGATGCGCTTCCTGGCCGCCTCCTCGAGCAGCCCGATGCCCAGCCCCGTCTTGCCCGAGCCCGTCATGCCGAGGATGACGCCGTGGGTCGTCAGGTCGTCAGGGTCGTAGGTGAACGGGGTCTCGCCGAGGTCGCCGGCCGCGTCGTCGTAAAGGCGGCCCAGGTAGAAACGTCGCTTCATTCCAATGCCAATTCTACCAAGCGGGTAAGCAGCTCCGGGTACGGGAGGCCCGAGGCCTGCCACAGCTTGGGGTACATGGAGAAGGGGGTGAACCCGGGGATGGTGTTCAGCTCGTTCAGGTAGATCTCGCCGGATTCGGCCAGGAAGAAGTCGACCCGGGCCATGCCGCGCACGCCCAGGACCCGGTAGGCCCGCACCGCCATCTCCTGCACGGTCTCCTGGGTGCCGGGGTCGAGGGCGGCGGGGATGTCCAGCTCCGCGGCGCCGGCGGTGTACTTGGTGGCGTAGTCGTAGAACTCCGCCTGGTAACGCACCTCGCCCACCACGCTGGCCTCCGCCTCGACGTTGCCGAGCAGGGCGACCTCGAGCTCCCGCACCCCCGGTACAGCCTGCTCGATGACCACCTTGTCGTCGTGGCGAAAGGCCTCGTCCAGGGCCGGGCGCAGCTCGGCGTAGCGCCGCACCTTGGCGATCCCCACGCTGGAGCCGGCCCGGGCCGGCTTGACGAAGAAGGGGGGCTCGAGCCCCACAAAGACGGGCTCGCCCTTGCGCAGCACCTCCCAGGGCACCACCGGCAGCCCCGCCTGGGCGAGGATCCGCTTCGACAGGTCCTTGTCCATGCAGACGGCGCTGGCGGTCACGTCGGCGCCCACGTAGGGCACCCCCAGCATCTCGAAAAACCCCTGGATCGTGCCGTCCTCGCCCCAGCGGCCGTGCAGCAGGGGGAAGACGACGTCGTAGTCGCGCCAGGCGACCGGAGGCGGGAAGGGATGGTCGCCCCGCGGGGCACGGCCGGCCTCGATCGCGTCGAGCGCCAGCCGCCCCAGCAACCAGCGGCCGTCCTTGGCGATGACGGCGGGGTCGGCGTCGAAGGGCAGGGCCTCGAGCACGCCCTGGGCCGACTGCAGCGAGACCTCGTGCTCCCCCGAGCGCCCCCCGGCCACGAGCAGAATGCGTTTCGGCTTCACACCGTCAGGATACTTCGGCCGGAAGGTGGGGTGCAGGAAGCGGGATGCAGGAGGTGGGAGGTGGGATGTAGGTTTTTGCGATGCAGAAGGTAAACCTTCGGTTTTATCAGCGCCCGCGACCCCCACCCCGGCCCTCCCCAGGGGGAGGGAGTCTTAATGCGCCGCAACCGGACCGAAGGCTATATCACTGCAACGAAAAGAAAACACCACAAGCTACAGGCCACGAGCTACAAGCCGATTACCACAAGTTACAAGCCACGGGCGCTTAGCTAACCACGCACCGCGCACTATCGACTAGCTGCCGCTTTCCCGCAAATCCAGCCCGTTGAAGCGCTGCTGGGCGGCCTCGAGCCCCTGGTCGCGCCAGGTTCGCACCGCCTCCGCCGCCGCCGCCGCCACCCGGTCGGCGACGCCGCGCTCGTCGGGCGAGAACTTCGAGAGCACCCAGCTCGCCGCGTCCCAACCGGCCGGCGGCCGGCCGATGCCCAGGCGCAGGCGGTCGAAGCGGTCGGTGCCCAGCTGCTCGATGATCGAGCGCACCCCCTTCTGCCCCCCGGCGCTGCCGCCGCGGCGCAGGCGCAGCCGCCCCAGGGGCAGGTCCATGTCGTCGTGCACCACCAGCAGGCGCTCGGGCGCGATCTTGTAGTAGCGCACGAAGGGCGCGACCGCCTCGCCCGAGGCGTTCATGAAGGTCGTGGGCTTCATCAGCCAGCCGCTCCCCCAGCGGGTGGTGAAGGCCCGGCCCTGCTGCTTCCAGGCGAGGCGCTCCTCCCGGGCGATGCGGTCGACCACCCAGAACCCCAGGTTGTGGCGGGTCTCCGCGTAACGCGGGCCGGGGTTGCCCAGCCCCACCACCAGAAAGCGCGCGCTCACGTCAGGATCCCCCTCGTCCAACTCCACGTCGGGCCGCATGGCGAACCCGGCCAGCCAGCGTTTCAGCTTCCCCCAGTCCACCCGCCCAGTCTACGAAAAAGGGAGGCCGCAGCCTCCCCGTGGGTGCAGGCTTCGGGTTACTCGGCCTCTTCCTCTTCCGCCTTGCCGCGCTTGATCAGCTCGGGCTCGGCTTCCATTCCTTCGGCTTCGGCGGCCTCGGCCTCGAGCTTCTCGATGTCTTCGGGCGGCACCACCGTGGCGACCACGGCCTCGGGGTCGGTGAGCAGCTCGACCCCCTCGGGCAGGGCCAGGTCGGAGGCGTGGAGCACGTCGCCGATCTCCAGCTCCGAGACGTCCACCTCGATGAAGCCGGGGATGTTGCGCGGCAGCACCCGCACCTCCAGGTCGGTGAGCGGCGTCGAAAGCACGCCCCCCAGCTTGACGCCCTTGGCCTCGCCCACGAACTTGAGGTTGACGTACATGTCCAGGGTCTGGCCCTTGGTGAGGACGTAGAAGTCCACGTGCTCGGGGCGGCGGCGGCGCTTGTCGAGCTGCACCTGGCGGACCACGGTGTCGACGGTCTCGCCGTCGGGCAGCTCGAGCGTGATCACGTGGTGCACCCCGGCGTTGCGGAAGACCTTGTCGAACTCGCCCAGGTGGACGTAGAGCTTCTTGTTGACGTTCTTGTTGTACATGATGCCGGGCAGCTTGCCTTCACGCCGCAGCACCTTGGGTTTTTCCGACTCGCGGTAATAGGCTTTGAGCTTGTACTCCATGCTTCCTCCTAGGCCGCGTGCGCGGCGGGGGCACACGGCGCCGGCACTCCGGCACGCAAACCCGATTGTACGCGGACGGTGGGCCCGGGGTCAACCGTTCGCGGCCGGGAAGCGGGGCCGCCCCACCACCCGCTTCCTAGATCAACGCCGAAACCGACTGGTGCGTGTGCACCGCCCGGATCGCCTGCGCCAGCAGCGGCGCGGTCGAGAGGATCTCGTACCCTTCGCCGGCGTCCAGGGCGATGGTGTCGGTGAAGACGACCCGTTCGATGCCCATGTGCGAGAGGTTGCTGCGCGCCGGCCCCACGAGCACCGCGTGGGTGGCCATCACCACCGCCTCGGGCTTGGCCCCCGCGGCCACCAGCGCGTCCACCCCGCGGCGGATCGTGCCGCCGGTCGAGACGATGTCGTCGATGATGAGGGGCCGGAGCCCCTCCACGTCGCCGATCACGTAGGTCACCTCGGTCTCGGTGGGGCCGGTGCGGCGCTTGGCCAGCATGGCCATGGGCAGGCCCAACAGGTTGGACAGCCGCCGCGCCTCCTCGGCGCGGCCGGCGTCGGGGCTGACGACGACCGAACCGTCCACGAGCCCTTCGCGCTCGATGTACTCGGCGAAGAGGCGCACCGAGCGCAGGTGGTCGACCGGAATGTTGAAGAAGCCCTGGATCTGCGGGGCGTGCAGGTCGATGGCGATCACCCGGTGGTACCCCGCCCGTTCGATCAGGTCGGCCACCAGCTTGGCGCTGATGGGCTCGCGGCCGATGCTCTGCTTGTCCTGGCGCGCATAGCCGAAGTAGGGCACCACGGCGTTGATGCGGCCGGCGCTCGAGCGCCGGAGCGCGTCGGCGTAGAGCAGGAGTTCCATCAAGTTCTCGTTGACCGGCGGCGCGGTGGGCTGGATGACGTAGACGTCGTTGCCGCGCACGCTCTCCCCCAGCTGCAGCCGCACCTCACCGTCGGGAAAGCGCTGAACCAGCGACTCCCCCAGCGGCAACCCCAGATAACCGGCGATCTTCTCGGCCAGCGCCCGGTTGGCGTTCCCCGAAAACAGCTTCATAGCCCCACCCCTCGTACCTCAATCTACCCGGTCGAGGTGGGCCAGGGTGTCCTCGACGAGCGCGGCCAGCTTCTGCGAGACCTCCACCAAGAAGGCCTCGAACGCCCCCGGCGCGGCGGTGTCGGCGGCGTCGGTGACGGCCCGCACCAGCGCCATCGGCACCCCCAGCTTGCGCGCCGCCCACAGCGCCGCCGCCCCTTCCATCTCCACCGCGTCGGCGGCGAAGGTCGCGCGGATCCAGCGGGCGGTCTCGGGGTCGGCCACGAACTTGTCGCCGCTGGCGACCCGGCCGCGCACGTGGTGGTAGCCGAGCCGCTGGGCGCTGGCGTGCAGCGCGCCCGCGAGGGCGGGGTCGGCGGGTATGAAGCGCTCGCCGCTGTCCAGCTCGCCCGGCTCGCGGCCCAGCGGGGTCAGGTCCATGTCCCACTGCACCGCGTCGTCGGCGATCAGCACGTCGCCGGTGGAAAGCTCGGGGTTGAGGGAACCCGCCACCCCCAGCCAGACGGCCCGCGACGGCGCGTAGCGGGCCACCGCCCAGCCAACCACGGCGCCGGCGGCCGCCTTGCCGATGCCGCTTTCCAAGAGCCGCACCTCGTGCCCGCCCAGCTCGCCAGCAAACGCCGGCCAGGGGGCCTCGAGCTTCTCGGCGCGCCCCATGCGCGCCAGCACCGCCTCGGCCTCTTCGCCCTCGGCGGCCAGGAGCAGGATCGGGCCTTCCATCTCAGCGCCCCTCGATAAGAATCGTCTCTTGTACGTGCAACCCCTTCTCGAGCACGCGACGCGACCAGTACTTGGCCTCTTCCAGATCGTGGTCGCGGTAGTTGCCGCACTCGAGCGGGTTGGCCGCCGGCACCGGCCCCTCGTGGGCGACGATGTCGGCCAGGGCCCCCGCGAAGGCCTCCATTACCGCCTCGGGCGCGGGCTGGCCGATGATCACCGCGTAGAAGCCGGTGCGGCAGCCCATCGGGCTCACGTCCACGATGCCCTCCAGGTGGTCGCGCATCTTCATGGCGAGCAGGTGCTCGAAGGTGTGCATCGCCCCGGTGCCGATGACCTCGCGGTTGGGCTGGCCCACCCGCAGGTCCCACTTGCTGATCACCTCCCCGCCGGGGGTGTACTTCAGGTCGGCCAGGCGCACGTACGGCGCCCGCACTTTGGTGTGATCCAGATCGAACGAGGCAACCTTGGCCATGGGTCCATTGTAGTGGCGTGGCGGACGCGGGGAACCCCAGGGGCAACCGGCTCGCCTCTCTCACGCTGCAATGGGCGCACCCACTCTATGATGTGAGCGATGCCCCTATTGCCCGACGAAGACCTGGAGGCCGTCGTGCGGCTCATGCCCGAGGCGTTCACCGTCCTCGAGTTCGCGGACCGGCTGGCCGAGGTGCGGCCCGAGCGCTGGGCCGAGCTGGTGGAACGTTACGGTCTCTACGGATCGGTCACCCGCTACTCGGCGCTCACCTATCTGGGCAACCGCCTTGGCGCCTACTCCCGCCGCAAGGGACGGCCGCTCTTGCTGCCGACGCCGCGCGGCTGGAAGCCCGAAGAAAGCCCGTTCCTGCGGCGCGCCACGCCGGAGGAGCGCAAACGCTTCGGCAGCCCCTGGATCGTCGTCTACCGCCGCCGCCCGGAAGGCTGAACCGCCGCGACGGCCTGGAACGCGCGCCCGCCCGGTCGGTGCGCGTGGGCCTTTCTCCGCGGAACGCGCGACGGCCCTCGCGCCGTGGGACGTGCGTCCGCCGGGGTCGGTGCTAGCCTGAACGTGAAGGTTCGGCGCGATGAACGAACGTTCTCTCCACCCGCTGGCCATGGCCCTGACCTCCATTGCCATCGGCGTGGTGGCCGGGCTGGGGGCCGTCGTCTTCCGCGCCCTCATCGCCCTGATCCACAACCTCGTCTTCCTCGGCCGGTTCTCCACCTACTACGACGCCAACCAGCACACCGCCCTGAGCCCGCTGGGCTTCGGCGTCGTGGCCCTGGTGGTGATGGCGGCCCTGCTCGTCGTCTTCCTCACCCAGAACTACGCACCCGAGGCCCGCGGCCACGGGGTGCCCGAGGTGATGGACGCCATCTACTACCACCGCGGCCGGATCCGGCCCATCGTGGCCGTCGTCAAGTCGCTGGCGTCGGCGCTCTCGATCGGCAGCGGCGGGTCGGTGGGCCGGGAGGGGCCGATCATCCAGATCGGGGCCGCCTTTGGTTCGATCGCCTCGGCCTACCTGCGGCTGCCGCTGCCCCAGCGGATCACCCTGATCGCGGCGGGCGCCGGTGGGGGGATCGCCGCGACGTTCAACACCCCGGTCGGCGGGGTGCTCTTCGCGTTGGAAATCCTGCTGCACGAGGTCAGCGTGCGCACCCTGGTCCCGGTCGCGCTGGCCACGGCCACGGCCACCTACCTGGGCCAGCTCTTCTTCGGGCCCCACCCTTCCTTCGTCATCCCCAGCTTCGAGACCCCCTACTTCGAGCTCGCCAACCCCTGGGTGCTCTTCGCCTACCTGGGGCTGGGGCTGCTCGCGGGCGCCGCCGCCGCGCTCTACATCCGGACGATCTACGGCTTCGAGGACTTCTTCAACCGCCGCTTCCGCCGCCGCCCCTACCTGCGCCACGCGCTGGGGATGGCGCTGGTGGGCGCGATCTTCGTGTTGCTGGCGCAGTACAGCGGCCACTACTACACCCAGGGCGTGGGGTACGCGACCGTGCAGGACGTGCTGATGGGGCGTCTGAACGGCTGGGGCTTCCTGCTGCTGCTCTTCGTCCTCAAGCTCGTCTCCACCGGCCTGACCCTGGGCTCGGGCGCCTCGGGCGGGATCTTCTCGCCCGGGCTCTTCATGGGGGCCACCCTCGGCGGCGCTTACGGCCTGATCCTGGGGCAGGTCTTCCCGGCCCTGAACATCAGCCCGCCGGCCTTCGCGGTGGCCGGCATGGCCGGGGTCATCGGCGGCGCCACCGGCGCCGCGGTGACCGCGATCGTGATCATCTTCGAGATGACGCTCGACTACAGCGCCGTGCTGCCCATGGCCATCACCGTGGCCGCCAGCTACGGGCTGCGCAAGGCGCTCCTGGCCGAGAGCATCTACACGATGAAGCTCGAGCGCCGCGGCCACCCCATGCCCGACGCGCTGCAGACCAACTTCGCCTACATGCAGCCGGTCGCCCAGATCATGGAGCGGCGGGTCGTGCGGGTCCAGGCCGACGTTCCGGTCGCGACGTTCCTGGAGACGCACCGCGGCCGGTTGGCGACGCACTGGTTCGTGGCCTACGAAGGCGGGCGGCCGCAGGGCTACCTGCGCCCGCAGGACGCGCTGGGGCTGGCGCTCGAGGCCGACCCCGGGCAGCCGGTCGCCGCCTACCTGGCGCGGGACTTCGTGCTGGTGGGCGAGCGCCGCCGGCTGTTCAACCTCGTGCCCACGATGCGCCGCCACGGCGCTGCGGCGGCGCTCGTGCTGGGGGGTACGAACGGCGGCGTGGTGGGGGTGGTCTCCGCCGCGGAGCTGGGCCGCCTGACGCTCGACGTCAGCGAGCTCTACGTTTGACGGGGGCCGCGGCCGCGGTCACGCCCGCGGCCGGCGCTCGAGCTCGTCGACGAGCTGCCAGAGGAAGCGTTCGAAGTCCTCCGGCAGCAGGGTAACGCCGTAGGCGCGCCGCACCCGCTCCACGAGCTCCTCGCGCCCGGTCGCGTCGTTGACGAAGTCGCGCAAACGGCTCCGGTCGCTCACCCAAGCCACCGGGTACCCGATGGCCTCCAGCAGACGGCCGATCCGCTCGGCCCGCGCCTCCACCTCGAAGGTTTCGGCCGGAACCAAGGATCCCTCGAACGTTTCCATGAACCCTACGATAGCAACGAACGAACGGCCTCCGCGGTCGGCAGCGACGGCTGCGCCCCCGGCCGCGTGGCCGCGAGCGCCCCGGCGGCGCTGCCGAAGCGCAGCGCCCGCACCAGGGGTTCGCCGGCGGCCAGCGCCGCCGCCAGCCCGCCCACGAAGGCGTCGCCGGCGGCGGTGGTGTCCACCGCCCGGACTTCGAAGGCCGGCAGGGTGCCCGCGCCCTCGGCCCCGGCCCAGACCAGGCCGCGCGCGCCCAGGGTGACGACCGCGACCGGAACCCGGCGCGCCAGCACGCGGGCCAGGGCGAGCGCCTCCTCCGGCCCTGCGGGTTCCCGCGCGCCGGCCACCCGGGCCGCCTCGAACTCGTTGACCACCAGCACGCCGAGCGCCCCCAAGAGCCCTTCCGGTAGCGGCTGCGCCGGCGCGGCGTTGAGCAGCACCCGCGCCCCCGCCGCCCGCCCCAGCTCGGCGGCCCGCTGGACCGTTTCGAGCGGCGTTTCCAGCTGCAAGACGACGACCCCGGCCGCCGCGAACCGCTCGGGGCTGAGGTCATCCGGCCACAGGCGGGCGTTGGCCCCGGGCGAGACGACGATGGCGTTCTGGCCGTCCTCACCCACGCTGATCAGGGCCACGCCGGTGGGCACGTCCAGCTCGGCCACGTCCTCGGTCGCGATGCCCTCGGCTTCCAGGCCGCGCTTCAGCTCGGCGCCGTAGGCGTCGGCCCCGACGCGGCCGATCATCCGCACCCGCGCCCCCAGCCGGGCCGCGGCCACCGCCTGGTTGGCCCCCTTGCCGCCGGGGAAGCGCCGCAGGTCGCCGCCGACGACGGTCTCCCCGGGTTTGGGGTGGCGCGGCACCGGCACCACCAGGTCCATGTTGAGGCTGCCGACCACCAGCACGCTCGCGGATTCCATGCCCCATGGTACGCAGAAACGGCCCCCGCAGGGGCCGTTTCGAATGGTGCGGCTCAGCGCCAGCGCAGGTCGAAGCGGTCGAGGTTCATCACCTTGTCCCAGGCGCGCACGAAGTCGCGCACGAACTTTTCCTTCTTGTCGTCCTCGGCGTAGAACTCGGCCTGGGCCCGCAGCTGCGAGTTGGAGGCGAAGACCAGGTCGACCCGGGTGGCCGTCCACTTGAGCGCCCCGGTGGCGCGGTCTTGGCCGGTGAAGACCTGGCCGTCCTCGTCCGCCGGCTTCCACTCGAGCCCCAGGTCCAGCAGGTTGACGAAGAAGTCGTTGGAAAGCGTTCCCGGGCGCTCGGTGAAGTAGCCGTGCGGGTTGTCGGCGTAGGTCGCCCCCAGCACGCGCATGCCGCCGACGAGCACGGTCATCTCGGGCACGGTCAGCGTGAGCAGCTGGGCCTTGTCGACGAGCGCCTGCTCGGCGGGCAGCTTGCACGCGGGGTGGAGGTAGTTGCGGAAGCCGTCGGCCACGGGCTCGAGGTAGCCGAACGACTCGACGTCGGTCTGCTCCTGGCTCGCGTCGGTGCGGCCGGGGGTGAAGGGCACCGCCACCTCGAAGCCGGCGTCGCGCGCCGCCTTCTCCACCGCGGCCACGCCGCCGAGGACGATCAAGTCGGCGAGCGAGACCCGCTTGCCGTTCTTCTGCTCGGCGTTAAAGGCCTGTTGGATGCCTTCCAGCACCTCGAGCACCCGCGCCAGCCGCTCGGGGCGGTTGACCTCCCAGCCGCGCTGAGGCTCGAGGCGCAGGCGGCCGCCGTTGGCCCCGCCGCGCTTGTCGGAGTCGCGGTAGGTGGAGGCGGCCGACCAGGCGGTGTAGACGAGCTCGGGCACGCTCAGGCCGGAGGCGAGGAGGCGCTTCTTCAGCTCGGCGACGTCGGCCTCGTCGATCAGCTCGTGCTCCACCGGCGGAATCGGGTCCTGCCAGATCAGCTCTTCGTCGGGCACCTCGGGCCCCAGGTAGCGCGAACGCGGCCCCATGTCGCGGTGGGTCAGCTTGAACCAGGCGCGGGCGAAGGCGTCGGCGAAGGCGTCGGGGTCCTCGAGGAAGCGGCGGGCGATCTTGCCGTACTCGGGGTCCATGCGCAGCGCCAGGTCGGTGGTGAGCATGAAGGGCTTGTGCTTCTTCTCGGGGTCGTGGGCGTCGGGGACCATGTCCTCGGGATCGGGATCGACGGCCACCCACTGCCAGGCGCCGGCCGGGCTCTTCTCCAGGTTCCAGTCGTATTTGAAGAGGAGCTCGAGGAAGCTGTTGTCCCACTTCGTGGGGGTGGGCGTCCAGGCGCCTTCGAGGCCGCTGGTGATGGTGTCGGGGCCCTTGCCGCTCCCATAGCTGTTCTTCCAGCCCAGCCCCACCTCCTCGAGCGGCGCGGCCTCGGGCTCGGGGCCCAGGTGGTCGGTGCTGGCGGCGCCGTGGCTCTTGCCGAAGGTGTGCCCGCCGGCGATCAGCGCCACGGTCTCCTCGTCGTTCATGCCCATGCGCCGGAAGCTCTCGCGGATGTGCTTGGCCGACTCGAGCACGTTGGGCTCGCCGCCCGGGCCCTCGGGGTTGACGTAGATCAGGCCCATGTGGTCGGCGGCCAGCGGCTTCTCGAGCTCGCCTTCGGGGTGGCGCTCGTCGGCCAGCCACTCGGACTCGGGGCCCCAGTAGACGTCCTCCTCGGGCTCCCAGATGTCCACCCGGCCGCCGCCGAAACCGAAGGTCTTGAAGCCCATCGACTCGAGGGCGACGTTGCCCGCGAGGATCATCAGGTCGGCCCAGGAGATGGCGTCGCCGTACTTCTTCTTGACGGGCCAGAGCAGCCGGCGCGCCTTGTCGAGGTTGACGTTGTCGGGCCAGCTGTTCACCGGGGCGAAGCGCTGGTTGCCGGTGTTGCCCCCGCCGCGGCCGTCGAAGACGCGGTAGGTTCCCGCCGAGTGCCAGGCCATGCGGATGAAGAGCGGGCCGTAGTGGCCGTAGTCGGCGGGCCACCAGTCCTGCGAGGTCGTCATCAGCTCGCGCAGGTCCTGCTTGACGGCCTCGAGGTCGAGCTTGGCGAAGGCCTCGGCGTAGTCGAAGTCCGGGTCCGTGGGCCTGAGCTCGGCCGGGTTCTGGTGCAGGATCTTCAGGTTGAGCTGGTTCGGCCACCAGTTGCGAACCAGGCTGCCCCCCAGGGTGGTGTGCTTGTAGGCGTCGCCCGTGACCGGGCACTTGCTTTCCGCTTCGCTAGCCATCGTGTCCTCCTTGGTACATATTCATTACCGCTATGAATATGTAGCTACACTATAGCCCCCGCCCGAGCCCTCGAGTGTGAGCGGGGACCCTTTTGCTCCGGCTACGCCCGGCGCGCGGCGGGCCCGCCGCCCGTGCGCCAGAGCACGGCGACCCCCAGGACCGCCGCGGTGACCGAGGCGGAGAGGATGCCCAGCTTGGCCTCGTCCAGCAGCGCCGCGTCGAAGGCGAGGCCGGCGATGAAGAGGGCCATGGTGAAGCCGATGCCCGCGACCAGCCCGACGCCCCCGATCGCCCGCCAGCTCACCCCCTCGGGCAGCTTGGCCAGGCCCAGGCGCACCGCCAGGAAGGCGAAGAGCAGGATGCCCAGCGGCTTGCCGAGCAGCAGCCCCAGGAAGATGCCGAGGGCTACGGCCCCCACCTGGGTGCCCTCGAGCGCCACCCCGGCGTTGAAGAAGGCGAAGACGGGCATGATGAAGTAGGCCACGTAGGGGTGGAGCATGTGTTCCAGCCGGTGCAGCGGCGACTGGGCCTCGCGCGCCGCGTCCTCGAGGTGCTCGAGCCGCGCCTCTTGCAGCTCCGGGTCGGCGGCCGCCGCGTCGCTGTGGTCGGGAAGCGGCCGCGCCTTGCCGATCGGAACCGCGAACGCGAGCAGCACCCCGGCGATGGTGGCGTGCACCCCCGAAAGCAGCACGAAGTACCAGAGCACCAGGCCGACGAGCAGGTACGCCGGCAGCGAGCGCACCCGCAGCGCCCCCAGCAGCAGGGCGAAACCGAAGACCAGCGCGGCCACGCCCAGCGCCCCGGGGTCGAGGTTGCTCGTGTAGAAGAGCGCGATCACCAGCACCGCCCCCAGGTCGTCGACGATGGCCAGCGCGGTGAGGAAGACCTTGAGCGAGAGCGGCACCCGCTTGCCCAAAAGCGAGAGCACCCCCAGGGCGAAGGCGATGTCGGTGGCCATGGGCACGCCCCAGCCCGCCGCCCCCGCGCCCCCGTAGTTGAGCGCGGTGTAGATGAGCGCGGGGGTGACCATCCCCCCCAGCGCCGCGGCGACGGCGAGGCCCGCCTGCTTGGGGTTCTTGAGCTCGCCCTGCAACAGCTCGCGCTTGAGCTCGAGCCCCACCAGCAGGAAGAAGAAGGCCATGAGGAAGTCGTTGACGAAGTGGAGCAGGCTCTTCTTCAGCACCCAGTCGCCCACCTGCAGCTTGAGGTAGACGTCGCGCAGGTCGAAGTAGGCCTGGGCCCAGGGGGAGTTGCTCAGCAGAAAAGCGATCAGGGCGGTGGTGAACAGCAGGATCCCGCCCTTGGCCTCGCTTTCCAGGAATTGTTCAACCAGTCGTTTGATTGGGCGCATAGGTATAGATTACCCCGCAGGTCGACGGAAACCGGACGTCGCCGGGCTCACGCGGTGCGTTTTTCTTCGTGGGCCATCTTGGCCCGGCAAGCGGGGCAGACCCCGTGGAACTCGAGGTGCACGTCGCCCACGCTCCAGGCCGCGACCTCGTCTTCTTCTTCCTCGAAGAGCGCCGTGGGCCGCAGCCGCTCGAGCGGCCCCTCGACCCCCACGTCGACCATGCGCCCGCAGATCTTGCAGACCAGGTGGTGGTGGGGCTCGGTGTTGACGTCGTAGCGGGTATGGCCGTCGGGCCCCACGAAGCGGGAGATCAGGCCCGCCTCGGCCAGCTTGGCCAGGTTCTGGTAGAGGGTCGCGATCGAGAGCGGCTTGCCGCGCTCGCGCAGCGCCTCCAGCATCTCCTCGGGGGTGTAGTGCTCGTGGGTTTCGTGCAGGAGCTCGAGGATGCGGCAACGCGCCTCGGTGGCCCGAAGGTGCCTCTGCTCGATGAGTTGGGTCAACTGCTCGCGGTTACAGGCCATAAACACTTCCATTATGACAAAACGGGGGCCTCACAATGGAAGCCCCCTTTCTTTTCACGTCCCTTACTCCGGG
This genomic stretch from Oceanithermus profundus DSM 14977 harbors:
- a CDS encoding S-ribosylhomocysteine lyase; translated protein: MAKVASFDLDHTKVRAPYVRLADLKYTPGGEVISKWDLRVGQPNREVIGTGAMHTFEHLLAMKMRDHLEGIVDVSPMGCRTGFYAVIIGQPAPEAVMEAFAGALADIVAHEGPVPAANPLECGNYRDHDLEEAKYWSRRVLEKGLHVQETILIEGR
- a CDS encoding ribokinase, whose amino-acid sequence is MESASVLVVGSLNMDLVVPVPRHPKPGETVVGGDLRRFPGGKGANQAVAAARLGARVRMIGRVGADAYGAELKRGLEAEGIATEDVAELDVPTGVALISVGEDGQNAIVVSPGANARLWPDDLSPERFAAAGVVVLQLETPLETVQRAAELGRAAGARVLLNAAPAQPLPEGLLGALGVLVVNEFEAARVAGAREPAGPEEALALARVLARRVPVAVVTLGARGLVWAGAEGAGTLPAFEVRAVDTTAAGDAFVGGLAAALAAGEPLVRALRFGSAAGALAATRPGAQPSLPTAEAVRSLLS
- the pth gene encoding aminoacyl-tRNA hydrolase, with product MRPDVELDEGDPDVSARFLVVGLGNPGPRYAETRHNLGFWVVDRIAREERLAWKQQGRAFTTRWGSGWLMKPTTFMNASGEAVAPFVRYYKIAPERLLVVHDDMDLPLGRLRLRRGGSAGGQKGVRSIIEQLGTDRFDRLRLGIGRPPAGWDAASWVLSKFSPDERGVADRVAAAAAEAVRTWRDQGLEAAQQRFNGLDLRESGS
- a CDS encoding ribose-phosphate diphosphokinase gives rise to the protein MKLFSGNANRALAEKIAGYLGLPLGESLVQRFPDGEVRLQLGESVRGNDVYVIQPTAPPVNENLMELLLYADALRRSSAGRINAVVPYFGYARQDKQSIGREPISAKLVADLIERAGYHRVIAIDLHAPQIQGFFNIPVDHLRSVRLFAEYIEREGLVDGSVVVSPDAGRAEEARRLSNLLGLPMAMLAKRRTGPTETEVTYVIGDVEGLRPLIIDDIVSTGGTIRRGVDALVAAGAKPEAVVMATHAVLVGPARSNLSHMGIERVVFTDTIALDAGEGYEILSTAPLLAQAIRAVHTHQSVSALI
- a CDS encoding 5'-methylthioadenosine/adenosylhomocysteine nucleosidase, whose product is MEGPILLLAAEGEEAEAVLARMGRAEKLEAPWPAFAGELGGHEVRLLESGIGKAAAGAVVGWAVARYAPSRAVWLGVAGSLNPELSTGDVLIADDAVQWDMDLTPLGREPGELDSGERFIPADPALAGALHASAQRLGYHHVRGRVASGDKFVADPETARWIRATFAADAVEMEGAAALWAARKLGVPMALVRAVTDAADTAAPGAFEAFLVEVSQKLAALVEDTLAHLDRVD
- a CDS encoding D-alanine--D-alanine ligase family protein, whose protein sequence is MKPKRILLVAGGRSGEHEVSLQSAQGVLEALPFDADPAVIAKDGRWLLGRLALDAIEAGRAPRGDHPFPPPVAWRDYDVVFPLLHGRWGEDGTIQGFFEMLGVPYVGADVTASAVCMDKDLSKRILAQAGLPVVPWEVLRKGEPVFVGLEPPFFVKPARAGSSVGIAKVRRYAELRPALDEAFRHDDKVVIEQAVPGVRELEVALLGNVEAEASVVGEVRYQAEFYDYATKYTAGAAELDIPAALDPGTQETVQEMAVRAYRVLGVRGMARVDFFLAESGEIYLNELNTIPGFTPFSMYPKLWQASGLPYPELLTRLVELALE
- a CDS encoding chloride channel protein codes for the protein MNERSLHPLAMALTSIAIGVVAGLGAVVFRALIALIHNLVFLGRFSTYYDANQHTALSPLGFGVVALVVMAALLVVFLTQNYAPEARGHGVPEVMDAIYYHRGRIRPIVAVVKSLASALSIGSGGSVGREGPIIQIGAAFGSIASAYLRLPLPQRITLIAAGAGGGIAATFNTPVGGVLFALEILLHEVSVRTLVPVALATATATYLGQLFFGPHPSFVIPSFETPYFELANPWVLFAYLGLGLLAGAAAALYIRTIYGFEDFFNRRFRRRPYLRHALGMALVGAIFVLLAQYSGHYYTQGVGYATVQDVLMGRLNGWGFLLLLFVLKLVSTGLTLGSGASGGIFSPGLFMGATLGGAYGLILGQVFPALNISPPAFAVAGMAGVIGGATGAAVTAIVIIFEMTLDYSAVLPMAITVAASYGLRKALLAESIYTMKLERRGHPMPDALQTNFAYMQPVAQIMERRVVRVQADVPVATFLETHRGRLATHWFVAYEGGRPQGYLRPQDALGLALEADPGQPVAAYLARDFVLVGERRRLFNLVPTMRRHGAAAALVLGGTNGGVVGVVSAAELGRLTLDVSELYV
- a CDS encoding 50S ribosomal protein L25; the encoded protein is MEYKLKAYYRESEKPKVLRREGKLPGIMYNKNVNKKLYVHLGEFDKVFRNAGVHHVITLELPDGETVDTVVRQVQLDKRRRRPEHVDFYVLTKGQTLDMYVNLKFVGEAKGVKLGGVLSTPLTDLEVRVLPRNIPGFIEVDVSELEIGDVLHASDLALPEGVELLTDPEAVVATVVPPEDIEKLEAEAAEAEGMEAEPELIKRGKAEEEEAE